From the Montipora capricornis isolate CH-2021 chromosome 2, ASM3666992v2, whole genome shotgun sequence genome, one window contains:
- the LOC138038432 gene encoding follistatin-A-like isoform X1, producing MDFKSVQVLKGFLTAALCVQIAHGASKSFCFRREQFSGRNCRGIPIQVQDSFRRTHAAINVSQDCCSDPNATYYTNATSQISILLIGVNCWPCHPEENPCENKVCTGGKVCIEKGKRKGKCVCLGCRDSVKRTVCGIDGRTYAHECELKRKACREGRSNVEVAYDGECKTGCEGVVCRKNRTCMIDQYKRAYCVSCVDCSKLQNEGGPVCGADGLQYESSCHLRMETCRRGKAIGLAYRGNCKVNATCHDIKCETKTRPWELLEEKRAKKECVHDDTERPRCVKCSCEDLEFYQKSETVCGTDNKTYQDLCSLREEMCKRKKFIDVKHLKPCKGHKLSRPQQQQPPPETTTKPCDDLTLYYVSMRHFVSILIHKFGLNVTEPEYKKLPSARKVVTMAELIELLSKKWRKATLETPRNLR from the exons ATGGACTTCAAATCTGTACAGGTGTTGAAGGGGTTCCTAACAGCTGCATTGTGTGTCCAAATTGCACATG GAGCTTCAAAGTCCTTCTGCTTTCGTCGTGAGCAATTTAGTGGAAGGAATTGCCGAGGGATACCAATCCAAGTTCAAGATAGCTTTCGTCGCACACATGCAGCCATCAATGTCTCTCAAGATTGTTGTTCGGACCCAAATGCAACATATTATACAAACGCAACGTCGCAAATAAGTATTTTACTTATTGGAGTAAATTGTTGGCCCTGCCATCCAGAAG AAAAtccatgtgaaaataaagtttgcaCTGGGGGAAAGGTTTGTATCGAGAAAGGCAAACGCAAAGGCAAATGCGTCTGTCTGGGATGCCGCGACTCTGTGAAACGAACTGTATGTGGCATAGACGGCCGCACATACGCACACGAGTGTGAACTAAAGAGAAAAGCATGTCGGGAAGGAAGATCCAACGTTGAAGTGGCATATGACGGGGAATGTAAAA CCGGATGCGAAGGTGTGGTTTGTCGCAAGAACCGAACCTGTATGATTGACCAGTACAAGAGGGCTTACTGTGTGAGCTGTGTGGATTGTTCTAAACTACAGAATGAAGGCGGACCAGTATGTGGAGCTGATGGTTTACAGTATGAAAGTAGCTGCCATCTCAGAATGGAAACCTGTAGACGAGGAAAAGCTATTGGGCTTGCGTACAGAGGCAACTGCAAAG TAAATGCAACATGCCATGACATCAAGTGCGAAACAAAAACTCGACCCTGGGAACTGCTGGAAGAAAAACGAGCCAAAAAGGAATGCGTGCACGATGACACAGAAAGGCCTCGATGTGTCAAGTGCTCATGTGAGGATTTAGAGTTTTACCAAAAAAGCGAAACCGTCTGCGGCACGGATAACAAGACTTACCAGGACCTTTGCAGTCTAAGGGAGGAAATGTGCAAAAGAAAGAAGTTTATTGACGTGAAACACCTCAAACCATGCAAAG gTCACAAGTTAAGTCGACCTCAACAGCAACAACCCCCACCGGAAACTACTACGAAGCCTTGCGATGACTTGACGCTGTACTACGTTTCCATGAGACATTTTGTTAGCATTTTGATACATAAGTTTGGGCTTAATGTGACCGAGCCAGAATATAAAAAATTGCCAAGTGCAAGAAAAGTCGTTACAATGGCAGAATTGATAGAGCTTTTGTCAAAGAAGTGGAGAAAGGCGACATTAGAGACACCAAGAAATCTTAGGTGA
- the LOC138038432 gene encoding follistatin-A-like isoform X2, whose amino-acid sequence MMTPPAFLIFTCAIVLRCAVQGASKSFCFRREQFSGRNCRGIPIQVQDSFRRTHAAINVSQDCCSDPNATYYTNATSQISILLIGVNCWPCHPEENPCENKVCTGGKVCIEKGKRKGKCVCLGCRDSVKRTVCGIDGRTYAHECELKRKACREGRSNVEVAYDGECKTGCEGVVCRKNRTCMIDQYKRAYCVSCVDCSKLQNEGGPVCGADGLQYESSCHLRMETCRRGKAIGLAYRGNCKVNATCHDIKCETKTRPWELLEEKRAKKECVHDDTERPRCVKCSCEDLEFYQKSETVCGTDNKTYQDLCSLREEMCKRKKFIDVKHLKPCKGHKLSRPQQQQPPPETTTKPCDDLTLYYVSMRHFVSILIHKFGLNVTEPEYKKLPSARKVVTMAELIELLSKKWRKATLETPRNLR is encoded by the exons ATGATGACGCCGCCAGCTTTCCTTATCTTCACTTGTGCTATTGTATTACGTTGTGCTGTGCAAG GAGCTTCAAAGTCCTTCTGCTTTCGTCGTGAGCAATTTAGTGGAAGGAATTGCCGAGGGATACCAATCCAAGTTCAAGATAGCTTTCGTCGCACACATGCAGCCATCAATGTCTCTCAAGATTGTTGTTCGGACCCAAATGCAACATATTATACAAACGCAACGTCGCAAATAAGTATTTTACTTATTGGAGTAAATTGTTGGCCCTGCCATCCAGAAG AAAAtccatgtgaaaataaagtttgcaCTGGGGGAAAGGTTTGTATCGAGAAAGGCAAACGCAAAGGCAAATGCGTCTGTCTGGGATGCCGCGACTCTGTGAAACGAACTGTATGTGGCATAGACGGCCGCACATACGCACACGAGTGTGAACTAAAGAGAAAAGCATGTCGGGAAGGAAGATCCAACGTTGAAGTGGCATATGACGGGGAATGTAAAA CCGGATGCGAAGGTGTGGTTTGTCGCAAGAACCGAACCTGTATGATTGACCAGTACAAGAGGGCTTACTGTGTGAGCTGTGTGGATTGTTCTAAACTACAGAATGAAGGCGGACCAGTATGTGGAGCTGATGGTTTACAGTATGAAAGTAGCTGCCATCTCAGAATGGAAACCTGTAGACGAGGAAAAGCTATTGGGCTTGCGTACAGAGGCAACTGCAAAG TAAATGCAACATGCCATGACATCAAGTGCGAAACAAAAACTCGACCCTGGGAACTGCTGGAAGAAAAACGAGCCAAAAAGGAATGCGTGCACGATGACACAGAAAGGCCTCGATGTGTCAAGTGCTCATGTGAGGATTTAGAGTTTTACCAAAAAAGCGAAACCGTCTGCGGCACGGATAACAAGACTTACCAGGACCTTTGCAGTCTAAGGGAGGAAATGTGCAAAAGAAAGAAGTTTATTGACGTGAAACACCTCAAACCATGCAAAG gTCACAAGTTAAGTCGACCTCAACAGCAACAACCCCCACCGGAAACTACTACGAAGCCTTGCGATGACTTGACGCTGTACTACGTTTCCATGAGACATTTTGTTAGCATTTTGATACATAAGTTTGGGCTTAATGTGACCGAGCCAGAATATAAAAAATTGCCAAGTGCAAGAAAAGTCGTTACAATGGCAGAATTGATAGAGCTTTTGTCAAAGAAGTGGAGAAAGGCGACATTAGAGACACCAAGAAATCTTAGGTGA